A single window of Populus nigra chromosome 17, ddPopNigr1.1, whole genome shotgun sequence DNA harbors:
- the LOC133677223 gene encoding BEL1-like homeodomain protein 1: MATYFHGNPDFQAAAASAEGLQTLVLMNPTYVQYSNTPPPPPSNNFVFLNAAASAAASNSLSPPPHLSGHAPPNTQQFVGIPLDPNSHDASTLHGLIPRIHYNLYNPIDPPPTARDTPRAQRGLSLSLSSQKQGCFGSQAQTVSGEDIRVSGGSVSSGSGVTNGVLGMQGVLLSSKYLKAAQELLDEVVSVNNNDIKSELSKRSNGIGSNTSNKVVGESLAGEGSGGGEVSGKRGPELSTAERQEIQMKKAKLMSMLDEVEQRYRHYHHQMQIVISSFEQAAGIGSAKTYTSLALKTISKQFRCLKDAITGQIKAANKSLGEEDCLGGKIEGSRLKFVDHHLRQQRALQQLGMIQHNAWRPQRGLPERSVSVLRAWLFEHFLHPYPKDSDKHMLAKQTGLTRSQVSNWFINARVRLWKPMVEEMYTEEIKEQEQDGSEDKTSKSDHNEDSASRSVLQEKGSASENQTRNFKSLDNSPDAPSAISMPTASTSPVGGNVRNQSGFSFIGSSELEGITQRSPKKRRSNDFIQSSTSVPSINMDIKPGEANDEQVSVKFGSERQSRDGYSFMGGQTNFIGGFGQYPIGEIGRFDGEQFTPRFSGNGVSLSLGLPHCENLSLSGTHQTFLPNQNIQLGRRVEIGEPNEFGAINTSTPHSSTAYESIDIQNRKRFLAQLLPDFVA, translated from the exons ATGGCGACATACTTTCATGGGAATCCTGATTTCCAAGCAGCTGCAGCATCAGCAGAAGGTCTCCAAACTCTTGTTCTTATGAACCCTACTTATGTCCAATATTCCAACACccctccaccaccaccttccAACAACTTTGTATTCCTCAACGCCGCTGCTTCTGCTGCTGCTTCCAACAGCCTCTCTCCTCCACCCCACCTCTCGGGCCACGCGCCACCCAACACCCAACAATTCGTTGGCATCCCTTTGGACCCTAACTCCCATGACGCTTCCACTTTGCATGGACTTATTCCGCGTATCCATTACAATCTTTACAATCCAATTGACCCTCCACCGACCGCGCGTGACACACCACGCGCTCAGCGAGGTCTGTCTTTGAGCCTCTCCTCACAAAAGCAAGGCTGTTTTGGATCGCAGGCTCAAACTGTATCTGGTGAAGATATAAGGGTGTCCGGTGGGTCGGTGTCATCAGGCTCGGGTGTGACAAATGGGGTTCTGGGTATGCAAGGGGTGTTGCTGAGCTCAAAGTACTTGAAGGCTGCTCAAGAGCTACTTGATGAGGTTGTTAGCGtgaataataatgatattaagaGTGAATTGTCAAAGAGGAGTAATGGGATTGGTAGTAACACTAGTAACAAAGTGGTTGGAGAATCATTAGCCGGAGAAGGGTCTGGTGGAGGAGAAGTAAGTGGGAAGCGTGGACCGGAGCTTTCCACTGCCGAGAGGCAGGAAATTCAGATGAAGAAGGCTAAACTTATGAGCATGCTTGATGAG GTGGAGCAAAGGTACAGGCATTATCATCACCAGATGCAGATTGTGATTTCCTCGTTTGAGCAAGCAGCAGGAATTGGTTCTGCTAAGACATATACATCCCTTGCGCTGAAAACAATCTCCAAGCAGTTTAGGTGCTTGAAGGATGCAATAACAGGTCAAATTAAAGCTGCAAACAAAAGCTTAGGTGAAGAGGATTGCTTGGgaggaaagattgaaggttcaAGGCTCAAATTTGTCGATCATCACCTTAGGCAACAGCGTGCACTTCAGCAGTTGGGAATGATCCAGCACAATGCTTGGAGACCACAGAGAGGATTGCCTGAAAGATCAGTTTCAGTTCTCCGTGCTTGGCTCTTCGAACACTTTCTCCACCC CTATCCCAAGGATTCAGACAAGCACATGCTCGCAAAACAAACAGGACTCACGAGGAGCCAG GTGTCTAATTGGTTCATAAACGCTCGAGTGCGACTTTGGAAGCCGATGGTAGAAGAAATGTACACGGAGGAAATTAAGGAACAAGAACAGGATGGATCAGAGGACAAAACAAGCAAGAGTGATCACAATGAAGATTCTGCTTCTCGGTCAGTTCTTCAAGAGAAAGGTTCGGCAAGCGAAAATCAAACTAGAAATTTCAAGTCCTTGGACAATTCACCAGATGCTCCTTCTGCGATCTCAATGCCGACAGCTTCAACATCTCCTGTTGGAGGAAATGTCCGAAACCAGTCTGGGTTTTCCTTTATAGGATCATCAGAATTAGAAGGGATCACACAAAGGAGCCCGAAGAAACGAAGAAGCAATGATTTCATACAGTCCTCAACTAGTGTGCCATCCATAAACATGGACATCAAGCCTGGTGAGGCAAATGATGAGCAGGTTTCTGTGAAATTCGGCAGTGAGAGGCAGAGTAGGGATGGCTACTCATTCATGGGAGGTCAAACCAACTTCATTGGAGGTTTTGGGCAATACCCAATTGGCGAAATTGGGAGGTTTGATGGCGAGCAGTTTACACCAAGGTTTTCTGGCAatggtgtttctctctctctcgggtTACCACATTGTGAAAACCTCTCCTTATCAGGCACTCACCAAACTTTTCTTCCTAACCAAAACATTCAACTGGGAAGAAGAGTAGAAATTGGTGAGCCAAATGAGTTTGGAGCCATTAACACATCCACGCCTCACTCTTCAACTGCATACGAGAGCATCGACATTCAGAACCGAAAGAGGTTTTTAGCACAACTGTTGCCAGACTTTGTGGCCTGA